From Propionispora vibrioides, one genomic window encodes:
- a CDS encoding response regulator produces the protein MTATTAAKSKVLVIDDQPGIRRLLTEVLTDEGYEVVTAGNGYEGVQRAKEVNPAVILMDMKMPGMDGIETLQELKTMRQEDRVIMMTAYGELELVNQAREMGAYAYITKPFDIMAVCRMVAENIAGCAASRLMIG, from the coding sequence ATGACAGCAACGACTGCGGCTAAATCCAAAGTACTGGTTATCGATGATCAGCCAGGAATCAGACGGCTTTTAACCGAAGTATTGACTGACGAAGGATATGAGGTCGTTACGGCGGGAAACGGCTATGAAGGTGTGCAGCGAGCGAAGGAGGTCAATCCGGCAGTAATCCTGATGGACATGAAGATGCCCGGCATGGATGGCATTGAGACGCTCCAGGAGTTGAAGACCATGCGTCAGGAAGATAGAGTCATTATGATGACTGCCTACGGAGAGCTGGAATTGGTAAACCAGGCAAGGGAAATGGGAGCCTACGCCTATATTACCAAACCTTTTGATATTATGGCGGTTTGCCGTATGGTGGCGGAAAACATTGCCGGCTGCGCAGCTTCACGGTTAATGATCGGCTGA